One Nostoc punctiforme PCC 73102 DNA window includes the following coding sequences:
- a CDS encoding B12-binding domain-containing radical SAM protein — MNVLLLYPLFPKSFWSFEKTLALLDRKAMLPPLGLVTVAAILPQEWEYKLVDRNVRACTEAEWAWADLVIMSAMIVQKEDLLCQILEAKRRGKRVAVGGPFPTALPDEMTSAGVDYLILDEGEITLPLFVAAIARGDRTGIFRSGGEKPDVTNTPTPRFDLLEFEAYAEMSVQFSRGCPFQCEFCDIIVLYGRKPRTKNPEQLLAELDYLYKLGWRRSIFMVDDNFIGNKRNVKLFLKSLLPWMVEHNYPFSFATEASVDLAQDQELMDLMVACNFGAVFLGIETPDEESLTFTQKYQNTRDSLSDAVNRITRSGLRVMAGFIIGFDGEKVGAGARIVKFVEQTAIPTALFSMLQALPDTALWHRLEKEGRLRNKSANINQTTLMNFVPTRPLEDIAREYVQAFCDLYEPERFLERTYKHFRLLGEATYPKKGKAAKKPLNWKVLRAFLIICWRQGVRRQTRWQFWRNLWSMYRHNPGGVSSYLAVCAQIEHFLEYRQIVRDEIEAQVADFLEAEARVKPEAQLMVNS, encoded by the coding sequence ATGAACGTTTTACTTCTATACCCCCTTTTTCCAAAAAGTTTTTGGTCTTTTGAAAAAACACTGGCTTTATTAGACCGTAAAGCCATGTTACCGCCTTTAGGTTTGGTAACTGTAGCCGCGATATTACCTCAAGAATGGGAGTATAAGCTAGTAGATCGAAATGTTCGTGCCTGTACGGAAGCAGAGTGGGCTTGGGCAGATTTGGTTATTATGTCGGCGATGATTGTGCAAAAAGAAGACTTGCTCTGTCAGATATTAGAAGCAAAACGCAGAGGTAAACGGGTAGCTGTAGGTGGGCCTTTCCCGACAGCGTTACCAGATGAAATGACATCCGCCGGAGTGGATTACTTGATATTGGACGAAGGGGAAATTACCCTACCCTTATTTGTAGCAGCGATCGCACGGGGCGATCGCACAGGTATCTTTCGCTCTGGCGGTGAAAAACCAGATGTTACCAACACTCCCACCCCTCGCTTTGACTTGCTAGAGTTTGAAGCTTATGCGGAAATGTCGGTGCAATTTTCCCGTGGATGTCCCTTCCAGTGTGAATTCTGCGACATTATTGTGCTGTATGGTCGCAAGCCTCGCACCAAAAACCCAGAACAACTATTAGCAGAACTTGATTATCTCTACAAACTGGGTTGGCGGCGCAGCATTTTTATGGTGGATGACAACTTCATCGGTAATAAGCGGAATGTCAAATTATTTTTGAAGTCTCTTCTGCCCTGGATGGTAGAACATAACTATCCCTTTTCTTTTGCGACAGAGGCTTCAGTTGATTTAGCCCAAGATCAAGAACTGATGGACTTGATGGTAGCGTGTAATTTTGGAGCCGTTTTTCTGGGAATTGAAACCCCCGACGAAGAAAGTCTCACTTTCACTCAAAAGTATCAGAATACCAGAGACTCGCTCAGTGATGCGGTGAATAGGATTACCCGCTCAGGGTTGCGAGTTATGGCAGGCTTTATCATTGGGTTTGATGGCGAGAAAGTAGGAGCCGGCGCACGGATTGTCAAGTTTGTCGAGCAAACAGCAATTCCCACCGCTTTATTTAGTATGCTGCAAGCGCTTCCAGATACAGCCCTCTGGCATAGATTAGAAAAAGAAGGACGACTCCGCAATAAATCAGCCAACATCAACCAAACCACGTTGATGAACTTTGTCCCAACTCGACCGTTAGAAGACATCGCTCGTGAATATGTGCAGGCGTTCTGTGATTTGTATGAGCCAGAGCGGTTTTTGGAGCGTACATACAAACACTTCCGGCTTTTGGGCGAAGCAACCTACCCGAAAAAGGGCAAAGCTGCCAAGAAACCATTGAACTGGAAAGTACTCAGAGCGTTTCTAATTATTTGTTGGCGGCAGGGGGTACGTCGTCAGACGCGCTGGCAATTCTGGCGCAACCTGTGGAGTATGTATCGGCACAATCCGGGTGGAGTGAGTAGTTACTTAGCCGTTTGTGCCCAAATTGAGCATTTCTTGGAGTATCGCCAAATTGTTCGGGATGAAATTGAAGCTCAAGTGGCTGACTTTCTGGAAGCGGAAGCTAGGGTAAAACCTGAAGCGCAACTGATGGTTAATTCCTAG
- the dnaN gene encoding DNA polymerase III subunit beta yields MKLVCSQSDLSTNLSLVSRAVPSRPTHPVLANVLLQADAETNQVSLTAFDLSLGIRTSFNAEVWQGGAIALPAKLLVDITSRLPEGEITLDDESALTGATSSGEGLIVTLTPKSGHYQVRAMGPEEFPELPVIENTEVIYLTTAALVEGLRGSLFATSGDETKQVLTGVHLTVKQDTLEFAATDGHRLAVVETSNERPLGGTSQLEVTVPARALRELQRMLAHSASSDEPVALYFDQGQVVFAWQNQRLTSRTLEGQYPAYRQLIPRQFERQVTIERRQFVSTLERIAVLADQKNNIVKLSIDSKAQEITLSCEAQDVGSGRESMPAQISGENIEIAFNIKYLMEGLKELPSSEIQMHLNQSLTPVIFTPLGGLKMTYLAMPVQLRS; encoded by the coding sequence ATGAAATTAGTTTGCTCCCAAAGCGATCTCAGTACAAATCTCTCACTCGTTAGTCGTGCAGTACCTTCACGACCGACTCATCCAGTACTTGCCAATGTGCTGTTGCAAGCGGATGCTGAAACTAACCAAGTAAGCTTAACAGCCTTCGATCTCAGCTTAGGAATCCGCACCAGCTTTAATGCAGAGGTATGGCAAGGAGGTGCGATCGCACTTCCTGCTAAGTTACTTGTAGATATCACCTCCCGTCTTCCAGAAGGCGAAATCACTTTAGACGATGAATCAGCCCTCACAGGTGCAACATCCAGTGGAGAAGGTTTAATAGTTACACTCACACCCAAAAGTGGACATTATCAAGTCCGAGCAATGGGGCCGGAAGAATTTCCTGAACTACCTGTAATTGAAAATACGGAAGTAATTTATCTCACCACCGCCGCATTAGTTGAGGGATTACGGGGTTCATTATTTGCTACCAGTGGTGATGAAACTAAACAAGTACTCACGGGAGTGCATTTAACAGTTAAACAAGATACTCTAGAATTTGCAGCTACCGACGGACATCGCCTAGCAGTGGTAGAAACTAGCAACGAGCGTCCTTTAGGCGGAACTAGTCAACTAGAGGTGACAGTACCAGCAAGAGCATTACGCGAACTTCAACGGATGCTAGCTCATAGCGCCTCATCAGATGAACCTGTAGCTTTATATTTCGATCAAGGTCAAGTTGTGTTTGCATGGCAAAATCAACGCTTGACTAGTCGCACATTAGAAGGGCAATATCCTGCTTATCGACAATTGATTCCGCGTCAATTTGAACGACAAGTGACTATTGAACGGCGACAATTTGTCAGCACTTTGGAACGGATTGCTGTCCTAGCCGATCAAAAAAATAATATTGTCAAACTTAGTATTGATAGCAAAGCTCAAGAAATTACCTTATCTTGTGAAGCTCAAGATGTGGGTAGTGGTAGAGAGTCAATGCCGGCGCAGATATCTGGAGAAAACATTGAAATTGCTTTTAACATTAAATATTTGATGGAAGGCTTGAAAGAGTTACCATCTTCCGAAATTCAAATGCATCTAAATCAAAGCCTGACTCCAGTTATTTTTACACCATTGGGTGGTTTGAAAATGACCTATTTAGCTATGCCTGTGCAACTGAGAAGTTGA
- the hetI gene encoding 4'-phosphopantetheinyl transferase HetI — MTATHHLWLPASTDLTLLSDEIHVWRIELDQPELQLQNLAATLSSDEMARAERFYFQEHRQRFIAGRGILRTILGRYLGIQPLQVQFNYQQRGKPVLADTFADSGLEFNLSHSQGMGLCAVNCTHPIGVDLEYIRSMSDIEALAKRFFLPREYEMLRSLSPNQQQEVFFRYWTCKEAYLKATGDGLSQLEQVEVLLTPTEPAKLQILEDWSLFELVPTNNYVAAVAIANYGWNLKCWQY; from the coding sequence ATGACCGCTACTCATCATTTATGGCTACCTGCATCGACAGATTTAACTTTGTTATCAGATGAGATTCATGTCTGGCGTATAGAACTTGACCAACCAGAACTACAACTGCAAAATTTAGCAGCAACTCTTTCCAGTGACGAAATGGCTCGTGCTGAACGGTTCTATTTTCAGGAACATCGACAGCGTTTCATTGCTGGTCGTGGTATTCTCCGAACTATATTAGGTCGCTATTTAGGTATCCAGCCTTTACAAGTGCAGTTTAATTATCAACAGCGTGGCAAACCAGTATTAGCAGATACATTTGCCGATAGTGGGCTGGAATTTAACTTGTCTCATTCCCAAGGGATGGGTTTGTGTGCGGTAAATTGTACCCACCCAATTGGTGTAGACCTAGAATATATTCGCTCAATGTCTGATATTGAAGCTCTTGCCAAACGGTTCTTTTTACCGAGAGAATATGAGATGTTGCGATCGCTATCTCCCAACCAACAGCAAGAAGTATTTTTTCGTTACTGGACTTGTAAGGAAGCTTATTTAAAAGCAACTGGAGACGGACTATCCCAGTTAGAGCAAGTTGAAGTGTTGCTAACTCCCACTGAACCAGCCAAGTTACAGATATTAGAAGACTGGAGTCTTTTTGAACTAGTACCTACTAACAATTATGTTGCTGCCGTTGCCATAGCAAATTATGGCTGGAACTTAAAATGCTGGCAATATTAA
- a CDS encoding SDR family NAD(P)-dependent oxidoreductase, producing MNKTHQGQSKKTALITGAAGGIGYELACIFATHDYNLVLVDRNGLKLVEIAAKFQKKFGNLVKTIVKDLSISTAPEEIFTELQLANINVDVLVNNAGFGIYGLFHKTDLATELEMLQVNLVCLTHLTKLFVKHMVKQGEGKILNVSSAAAFQPGPLMAVYFATKAYILSFSEAIANELEGTGVTVTVLCPGSTESGFHERTGMADSKLLKGKRMMDAQTVAEIGFRGLMKGQTIVIPGFMNKLLAKCVRFVPRNLVTKIVRNMQEDK from the coding sequence ATGAACAAAACACATCAAGGTCAGAGCAAAAAAACTGCTCTTATTACTGGGGCAGCCGGTGGAATTGGCTACGAATTAGCCTGTATTTTTGCCACTCATGATTACAATCTAGTCTTAGTAGACAGAAACGGGCTAAAGTTAGTAGAAATTGCAGCTAAATTCCAAAAAAAATTCGGAAATCTTGTCAAAACTATTGTTAAGGATTTATCTATATCAACTGCTCCTGAAGAAATTTTCACGGAGTTGCAACTCGCCAATATTAATGTTGATGTGCTGGTAAATAATGCTGGATTTGGTATCTATGGATTATTTCACAAAACAGACCTAGCTACTGAATTGGAAATGCTACAGGTAAATTTGGTGTGCCTCACCCATTTAACCAAGCTATTTGTGAAGCACATGGTAAAGCAAGGTGAAGGAAAAATATTGAATGTTTCTTCGGCTGCTGCTTTTCAACCAGGACCTTTGATGGCGGTTTATTTTGCTACTAAAGCTTATATCTTATCTTTTTCGGAAGCGATCGCTAATGAATTAGAAGGTACAGGTGTCACTGTGACAGTTCTTTGCCCAGGGTCAACAGAATCGGGCTTTCATGAAAGAACTGGGATGGCTGACTCGAAGTTGCTCAAGGGTAAAAGGATGATGGATGCACAAACTGTAGCCGAAATTGGTTTTCGCGGCTTAATGAAGGGCCAAACCATTGTCATTCCTGGTTTTATGAATAAACTACTTGCAAAATGCGTCAGATTTGTACCAAGAAACCTGGTGACAAAAATTGTGAGAAATATGCAGGAGGATAAGTAG
- a CDS encoding thioester reductase domain-containing protein codes for MTIKQSFTADDIQIFLVSNLAKLLDVATDEIDVKEHLENYGLDSAQAMILVSNLEKLLGFQPSPLLLWHYPNIEALSQRLAEEVQDGSPIQDTKVVASNANAAPSVLDLGAEAVLDPTIHPGAASNVLVGEPKNIFLTGGTGFLGAFIIRELLQETNADIYCLVRAANAQEGKSKLQKNLEQYAIWQEEFTSRIIPIVGDLSQPLLGIGSEQFQILAGNIDTIYHSAALLNYVFPYSALKAANVLGTQEVLRLACQIKVKSVHYVSSVAVFESTAYAGKVVKEQDEFNHWEGIYLGYSQTKWVAEKLVKIARDRGLPVTIHRPPLISGDSKTGICNTHDFINLMTKGCLQMGYFPDVDYMLDMSPVDYVSKAIVYLSRQKESLGKAFNLQHPQPAALKMLVEWIRSFGYSVEMIPYEKWQSELINNVTSADNPLYTLRPFLLERWSDEQLTIPDLYLQARRPHISCQDTLHALAGSSIACPPIDSQLFMTYTAYLIQSGFLNLA; via the coding sequence ATGACTATAAAACAGTCTTTCACAGCAGACGATATTCAAATATTTTTGGTATCTAACTTAGCTAAATTGCTAGACGTAGCAACTGATGAAATAGATGTCAAAGAACATTTAGAAAACTACGGTTTGGATTCAGCCCAAGCAATGATTCTAGTCAGTAACTTAGAAAAGTTGCTCGGATTTCAACCCTCTCCATTGCTGCTGTGGCATTACCCAAATATTGAGGCTCTTTCACAGCGTTTAGCTGAAGAAGTGCAAGATGGTTCACCGATTCAAGATACAAAGGTAGTAGCCTCTAATGCCAATGCTGCACCCTCTGTTCTAGATTTAGGTGCAGAGGCTGTTCTTGACCCTACCATCCATCCCGGTGCTGCATCTAATGTGCTTGTGGGTGAACCTAAGAACATCTTTTTAACTGGAGGAACAGGCTTCTTAGGAGCTTTTATCATCCGGGAATTGCTACAAGAAACTAATGCGGATATCTATTGCTTAGTGCGTGCTGCTAATGCCCAAGAAGGCAAAAGCAAACTCCAAAAGAATCTGGAACAGTATGCAATTTGGCAGGAAGAATTTACCTCCAGAATTATTCCGATTGTCGGCGATTTATCTCAGCCTTTGTTAGGTATTGGTTCGGAACAGTTTCAAATCTTAGCTGGCAATATTGATACTATATATCATAGTGCTGCTTTGTTGAATTATGTTTTTCCATACTCTGCACTGAAAGCAGCCAATGTTTTAGGCACTCAAGAAGTTTTGAGATTAGCTTGTCAAATCAAAGTTAAGTCTGTACATTACGTTTCTAGTGTGGCTGTTTTTGAATCCACTGCTTATGCTGGCAAGGTTGTCAAAGAACAGGATGAATTCAATCATTGGGAAGGTATTTATCTTGGTTACTCACAAACAAAATGGGTAGCTGAAAAGTTAGTCAAAATTGCTCGCGACCGAGGACTTCCTGTAACTATCCACAGACCACCACTGATTTCAGGTGATAGCAAAACAGGTATTTGCAACACACACGACTTTATCAATTTGATGACCAAGGGCTGTCTACAAATGGGATATTTCCCTGATGTAGATTATATGTTGGATATGTCACCTGTAGACTATGTAAGTAAAGCAATTGTTTATCTATCACGGCAAAAAGAATCTTTAGGTAAGGCTTTCAATTTACAACATCCCCAACCCGCTGCTTTGAAAATGCTAGTCGAGTGGATACGGTCTTTTGGTTATTCCGTTGAGATGATTCCTTACGAAAAATGGCAATCAGAGTTAATCAATAATGTCACTTCTGCTGACAATCCTTTATATACTCTGCGACCCTTTTTGCTGGAACGTTGGTCTGATGAACAACTGACTATTCCTGATTTGTATTTACAAGCTAGAAGACCCCATATTAGCTGCCAAGATACTCTTCACGCATTGGCAGGTAGTTCTATTGCTTGTCCCCCAATTGACTCTCAATTGTTTATGACTTATACTGCCTACTTGATTCAAAGTGGTTTCTTGAATCTCGCTTAG
- a CDS encoding PfaD family polyunsaturated fatty acid/polyketide biosynthesis protein, which translates to MTTVDTVLSKHDNGLNFSAWSHNKNQVWKGSLETVSFEKQTIKDKLMVLNKPCYIVKVAGKIGVTNEGYLSPGDNGTTAQVELLTFAAPIRIQQFGDPNFLSSYGVKYAYVTGAMAGGIASEEMVIALGKEQILSSFGAGGLTPERLEAAINRIQQALPQGPYAFNLIHSPNEPAIERRAVDLYLKYQVRTVEASAFLDLTPNIVYYRVAGLGLNSANQIEIKNKIIAKISRREVATKFLQPAPARIIKELLEQGLITELQATLAAKVPMADDITVEADSGGHTDNRPLVCVLPSIIALRDEIQAQYHYQTPIRIGVAGGIGTPQSALAAFMMGAAYIMTGSINQSCVESGACEHTKKLLAQAEMADMIMAPAADMFEMGVKLQVLKRGTMFPMRAQKLFELYRAYDSIEEIPLAERQKLEKQVFRKTIAEVWEGTAAYLSQKNPEKLGKAVNNPKLKMALIFRWYLGLSSRWSSSGEKGREVDYQIWCGPAMGGFNDWVRGSYLSEPNNRGVVDVANQIMTGAAFLYRVQNLKIQGLQASDYYSQYHPVRSTSLLEI; encoded by the coding sequence GTGACAACCGTAGATACGGTACTAAGTAAACACGATAATGGTCTTAACTTCTCCGCTTGGTCGCATAACAAAAACCAGGTTTGGAAAGGTTCTTTAGAAACTGTATCTTTTGAGAAACAAACCATCAAAGATAAATTGATGGTGTTAAATAAACCCTGCTACATCGTGAAAGTTGCCGGAAAAATCGGTGTCACTAATGAGGGTTATTTATCCCCTGGTGATAATGGCACAACAGCACAAGTAGAACTGCTAACATTTGCAGCACCAATCCGCATTCAACAATTTGGAGATCCCAATTTCCTCTCCTCTTATGGAGTAAAATATGCCTACGTTACCGGCGCAATGGCTGGTGGAATTGCTTCCGAAGAAATGGTCATTGCACTAGGAAAAGAGCAAATTTTGAGTTCCTTTGGTGCAGGTGGTTTAACTCCAGAACGTTTGGAAGCAGCCATCAATCGCATTCAACAAGCCTTACCTCAAGGGCCTTACGCATTTAATTTAATTCACAGCCCCAATGAACCTGCGATTGAACGCCGGGCTGTAGATTTATACCTCAAATATCAAGTGAGAACAGTAGAAGCATCTGCATTTCTCGACTTGACTCCCAACATTGTTTATTACCGTGTTGCTGGATTGGGGTTGAATAGCGCCAATCAAATTGAAATCAAAAATAAAATCATTGCCAAAATTTCTCGCCGAGAAGTTGCGACTAAATTTCTGCAACCAGCACCAGCCAGAATCATCAAAGAACTCCTGGAACAAGGGCTAATTACTGAGTTACAAGCAACCCTTGCAGCCAAAGTTCCGATGGCTGATGATATTACCGTAGAAGCTGATTCTGGAGGTCATACAGATAACCGTCCTCTGGTTTGTGTGCTACCTTCTATTATTGCCTTGCGGGATGAAATTCAAGCACAATATCATTATCAAACACCCATTAGAATCGGCGTTGCAGGGGGAATTGGGACACCACAATCAGCATTAGCAGCCTTTATGATGGGTGCTGCTTATATAATGACCGGTTCCATTAATCAGTCGTGTGTTGAATCTGGGGCTTGTGAACATACCAAAAAGTTATTAGCCCAAGCAGAAATGGCTGATATGATTATGGCCCCAGCAGCAGATATGTTTGAAATGGGAGTCAAATTGCAAGTTCTCAAACGGGGTACGATGTTCCCCATGCGAGCGCAAAAACTATTTGAACTCTACCGCGCTTATGATTCCATTGAAGAGATTCCTTTGGCAGAAAGGCAGAAATTAGAAAAACAAGTTTTTCGCAAAACTATTGCTGAAGTATGGGAAGGAACTGCGGCTTATTTATCCCAAAAGAACCCTGAGAAACTTGGGAAAGCAGTCAATAATCCTAAACTGAAAATGGCGTTGATTTTCCGTTGGTATCTAGGATTATCTTCTCGCTGGTCTAGTTCTGGTGAAAAAGGCAGAGAAGTCGATTATCAAATTTGGTGTGGCCCGGCAATGGGCGGTTTCAATGACTGGGTACGTGGTTCCTATCTGTCTGAACCAAATAATCGTGGTGTAGTTGATGTTGCTAATCAAATTATGACTGGTGCAGCCTTTTTGTATCGTGTCCAAAATTTGAAAATTCAAGGACTGCAAGCTTCCGATTATTACAGTCAATATCACCCTGTTCGTTCTACATCATTGTTGGAGATTTAA